The Nyctibius grandis isolate bNycGra1 chromosome 7, bNycGra1.pri, whole genome shotgun sequence region GTCAACACCAAAGCAGGGAACCAAGCTTTGGTTTCCTGAGCCACAGGTTTACACCCTCATTACCAGGACAACCTTCCCCTCCTATGTCTTTGCTTTTATCACTGAAGGAGGACCATCAAGGAACTGGTATTCCAATTTTGCTCAGTCACAAGACAACAAAATGCTCTTTCTTTTATGCAAACATACAGCCGTTTTTTGTAGGAAAGTCTGAATCCATTGCAATGAGATCAGAAGTATCAGTCAAGGCTGACTGCCAATAAATTCCCTCTGTAAAACCCAACCAGACGCTCCGAGAtactttcagttctgttttccaACATTTACATCTTTTAATGAACTTTAAACCTTTTACTATTCATTTCACATGTCATCATCTAGGATGAGAATTCCTTTAAGTATTCCTCACAAGTATACTAAATGGTGTATGAAATCCTGCATAATGTCAGCAAAGCAAtaggaaaacagtgaaatagGTTAGTAATTCCTCAGAGCTATGCTGCTTTTGCAGGGCATCTTGAATCTGATAATTGCCTACCAGTTCTTTGCATGGAAGGTCCTAAGATTACAAGAACATATTCAAGAATTACATTACAAGAATATATTCAACAGGTATATATGTgcgcgtgtgtgtgtatttgcCAACAGCTAGGGAAAACAAGATGGAGACACATATAAAATTTCTGGGGATTTTTCACCCAAATACCAGTTACTAACTGGGCAGTCAATAGGCAAAAagctttcccctttctctctcccaagGAGAACAGAAGGAACAAGGAACAGAAGACAAGGAACAGAACTGTAGACTTATTGGTTCAGCTGTGAATCACATCATTTGTGCGCGAGGACAAAGCCCAAAACCAAATGATTACCTGTGGAGTAGAGTGGGACCTTTTCTATAAACTGaaaatcattaaatattttggcaaaagGAAAGGTCTAGGCACACAACCAGAAGCATGGCAGACACTAACTGCTGCTCTGTCCACGATATTGCAACAGTTCACAcaggttttcttaaaaatacagtactctctgaaaataaggtatctctgGTTCAGCACCTCACTCTTAGACACAATTAGCCACAATTAGACACAAAAAGCACCTCAACTTCTCATCCTATGACAGTTTACCCTAACTCCCAGGCACTCGGTCCCAAGGGGAAACTGCCACTTTCCTCCCGTGTCTGATGTCTAAGCTCTCTTGAGAGTCCTCTGCCCAAGAGTCACAGAGTATCTCAAGTCAGAAGAGACCCATAagcatcaagtccaactccctgctcctcacaggattacctaaaactaaaccatatgacaAGAGTGTCATCCAGATGCTCCCTGAACTCTGACGGCTTCCTATGGGAGCAGCTGTCAGCCTGTACAGTCACTAGCTCTCTTTAGACGAGCCTCTTTAAGAGTAACCTGTTCTGCTCTTCTGGTTGTGGGGGTATTAAGTCAAAAAACCAAATCTCTGAACATCTGTCTCCATACTGGTTCAGAGCCTAATTACACTCCCATATTGCCACTGACTCATTTTGGTCAGATCCTGATCTCATCCAAGTTCTCTGGCAAAACCCTCATTCATGTCAGGGATGTGGGGGGGGCCTGCACTGCTCTGTTGGATTCAATTTTGTTTCCTCATCGTTGGCTGTGTTAaacctccctgcagctgctaCGCACAGGTCAAACTGACTGGTTGGGCCTCTGCAGGCAGTGCCACTCCCTGCCTGCCCATACTGACAGGTTTAAACTCTGCTTCTCAGGAGTGCCAAGAATGCCGTCATAGTGACTTGACATACTTTCCCTGCAAGGAGGAAAGGTTgggaattattattatttgtcaTGGTGTAGTGCCTGGAGTCTGCAATTAAGGTCATAGCCTGCTAGGGATGGCATGGTCCACATATGCAGTagccaaagaaggaaaaaaaaaaacaaacaaaaacaacaaaaaaaggaaaaccagcatcAAAATAAACAACCTTCACTGTATGGAGACTTCCAGGTGCCTTCAAGAACCTGTGAAAAATCTTTACAAActaggaggaagaaaaacaccGGCAGCTCAAGTACTTCAGAAAGGTCAGGGGCTCGCACATCTCAACAGGAGCGCAGGATGAGAACGAGGATGTTATGTTCTCTCATCCCAGGCGGTTCCAGTGATAAAGAGAAGGACAATCTATTTTAAGGGGCTTACAGAACTGGTTGCCTGAATGGCAGAGAAACAGCAGGTGCAAGGCAAACAGGAGGGACCTgtcaaggaaaggaagaaaataaaaagaacacacCCAtatgcaagaaaacagaaagcatccTTGTTAAGAATTCAGTGAGAAAATGCTCTAGCAAAGTCATCTAAGGTACTCAAAAGTGTGTTCAGAGCCTCACTTGTGTTAAGTACTACAGAAAAGACCCTGAACCTCTCTCAAGTGGTTTAGCTGTAcatcttcctcctgcctctgttCAGACCTGAAGATGTTCTAGGGAAGATGGATGCATAGTCTGTGGGTCCCATTGAGCCTGTATTTTACACTGCCTGTAACAGAATCAGTCTATccccattaaaacaaaacaatcccgccccccccccccccccccccccccccgccaaaaaaACAGCCTACCCAGCAAGAGAGATTTTTAGAACACACTAGCAAGGGGTGCAGACTGGCTTAAAATCCTAGCCCTGAGGTTTCACCccagaaatttgctttaaatacCCTGAAGGAAAATACCACGTATCTGACTGTGTAGATTATTTTATAGTGAAGACTTCAAGAGGACTGAGTGAAGAAGGGAATTAATAAATTCCTAacatctattttaatttctaagtcAAGCCAGTTAAAAAACCTGTGACTTTTCTTCAACCAATGCTGACATTAGTCTACTTTCAGTTTGCTGAAAACCAAGCTAAGAAACCCCATCACTTCTATGATTTCAAATCCTCCACACAACTTGATCCATTATTGTCGCTATTTTAAGTTTCTGCAGTTGTGCCAATTGTGTGCAGCTTCACTGACTAAAGAGGCACAGCTGGATCACACCCATCACTAAGCCTTTCACTAAGTCAAATCAAACAATTGATATCCATATACCAGATGCATTCTTCCTCCAGTGCTGCAAGAGTAAGTAGTATTCTTGTTTGGAGAAAAGCCATCTTCTGGGATCCTATCACACAGCCGCTGAGTATAACCACTGGTGAAGTTCATACAGTGGCCATTTGTGAAACACCCGGCGTGCCCACTTGGATAATGCATTGTGCTTCTCCCTTTGTACTGTCCACCAAGGTGCTGCTCACTTTCAGGGTACTGAGGGCCACCAAGCCCACTAACACAGTGCTCACTGCTCAAGATGTACTGCTCTGTGTTATTTGACACTCGCTCCCCACTCTGGGACTGCATCATCTCTGCTGGGTTTTGGGACTGTTCTTGGTTGTACATGAAAGTGTCTTTGTGGGCCCTAGTGACCATACCGATCACTTCTTCCTTAGCCATGTCAGCACTAGGAGTGGGAGAAGGGCTTTTGATGGTCTCCCGCTCTTGTTTGGGCTTGGAGGACAGGTCTTCTTGAGGTGCTTGATCTTGATGTTCTGTTAATGCTTCATTGGGTAAGTGACCGCTGAACTGACTGTTCATCATGGTTTTCATGGCACTCTGCATTTCAATCAGCATCCTCTGTTTCTCACGTTTGGGAATACGGCCAAATCGAACAGCTACCAaggtagaaaaatgaaaagcagtgggaaggaaaaaaaacacaaaacaaaacaaaacaagtcaATCCTGAAAGCGTtagcacgcacacacacagaatacAAACCCCAACCAAAAATCTCGCCTTTTAAGGGAAGATTTTAACTGTTCTCGCCAATACTACAGCAGGGGTATTACCACTGCACAGGACAGGCGTGAGATATGAGATGTATGCTGTTGTTTACATACAAAGAGAAGGCAGCTCTAAAGCACACAATCTCTAAGGCCTTTCCCCCTTTTGCTACAAACCTGGCTATGGACTATACACACAGCTGTCTTAGTTAATTAAGTGTCAGGCTGTAAGATTGGATCAATTAAATCAGTACAACTTTGTGAGCTGACAATAGCTGAATTTAAACACAGTTCGTATCATATTTGAATAGAGGTCCTACAAGACAGCTCCTCATGGACCAATTATACAACTTGCCGAAACAGTTAAAAGAATCAATGTTGAATGAAGCTTACCTTGGCAAATTTCCTGATAACTTTGCCTTGACAAGGACATTTTCTGCTGGTAAGGGGATGGGCATCATTGTGGCTGCAGCACTTTTGACCCTATCCTAGGGAATCTACAACTGCCTTTACCATCCTGTCCAACCACAGCCTTACAAGGGCTTATAACCAGTTTCGACTGATGCAATTATGTTCGTGCAGCAATACATCATTAATGTAACTAAATCTCTTTCATTAAAGCAGGTGCAACCTTATGCACAAACAAGCGCCTAGGGGATGAAATAACTCCTATGCACGACAAGAATtcagaacaattatttaaaataagttttaacaCTCCACCCACCAAATTATTAACAGCCCAAGATTCCTAGTTCTTGTGAAATAAACACCCAGGGAAAACtaaaaagtgaaacagaagGGGGAAGAGTTCTGGTTTGTGACAGTAAGTTGTAGCAGACTAATGAACTACACTTTCagcattacattttaaaaaagtcacaAGGAGTGGATAGCCAGCAAGGTGGTCAGAAATACAGCTCAACATTaccctttcctcctgcctttcccctccctccaagaaaagcaagaaaaaaaaaaaagaaaaaggagcagatatATGCTCATCCCACACACCCAAACCTAAGTCTTTAGGCTCTATAACGATTACTCTACAGCTATCACCTTGGgcagaattttctttcattaaaaaagcaacagtaacaaaacaaaacaaaaaggagaaagagaagagtcATGTTCAGATTCAGGCACGATACAGCTATAAATATTaactcattaaaacaaaattgagACTCTTGTTACAGCCATCCCCCTAACAGACCACTGCACCGCATCCCACTGCATTAGCCTCCAGAGATGGGAGCGCAGTTCTGCGGCCAGTATTACATTACCAGTTCAGGAAAGTCATGGAGCAAGAAGGCAAGTTGATCTAAACGCTCTCGGACAGGGAACCTGTCCCTGACAACAGGGCTGGCTGCGTTTTCTGCCGTTAAGACCCTTAGCAATTGGTTTTGAGATGGGCAGCAGATTCTCTTTCAGAGGATCACTGCTCAGTACAGGAACGTACCATCTCTTGACATCCCAACAGACAGGCATTTTTTGAAACGACACTGCTGGCATCTGTTCCTATTCATTCTCATTATAGAGCAGTTGTTATTCTTCAAGCACTTCTTATACTGGATGTTTTGCTGAATGCTTCTTCTGAAAAAACcctgtaaacaaacaaacaagaaacccCCACAACTATTATTACAGCCCATGTCAAATCCTCCTGCCAAGATTCACCTCTCCGCAAGCACAAAAAACTCATCAGCTGCTTCAGAGCCACCAGCCCCAAGTGACTTTAAAGAACTTGCTACTCCTCATGACTTACTTCCCCTTTGTGTGTGATCTGTATATAATGAAAACTAGTTACGATTTCTAACTATAGAAGATGGTAAGTTGTCCCCTGCATATTCAGCacctaagagaaaaatatctgcagtATTACCTCTATCACTGTACCAAGAGTTTATAAGATATGCCCTCAATCTCCTATGACATCAAGTGCCAAGATTAAAGTCAAAATCAGCTCTTTTGACTTCAATCTCCATAGCTTGGCAACAAACCCACCCTGTTCCACCATATGACCTTCAAAG contains the following coding sequences:
- the NR1D2 gene encoding nuclear receptor subfamily 1 group D member 2 isoform X4, which translates into the protein MEVSAGGVIAYISSSSSASSPASCHSESSDSGFQSSSSPVPCSPNSSSSESGCNGRSSEGSDGAPKSDRLEETIKTNQSSVAGLTKGHNGVTKFNGMVLLCKVCGDVASGFHYGVHACEGCKGFFRRSIQQNIQYKKCLKNNNCSIMRMNRNRCQQCRFKKCLSVGMSRDAVRFGRIPKREKQRMLIEMQSAMKTMMNSQFSGHLPNEALTEHQDQAPQEDLSSKPKQERETIKSPSPTPSADMAKEEVIGMVTRAHKDTFMYNQEQSQNPAEMMQSQSGERVSNNTEQYILSSEHCVSGLGGPQYPESEQHLGGQYKGRSTMHYPSGHAGCFTNGHCMNFTSGYTQRLCDRIPEDGFSPNKNTTYSCSTGGRMHLVCPMSRTPHVDPNKSGHEVWEEFSLSFTPAVKEVVEFAKRIPGFRDLSQHDQVNLLKAGTFELVKGTSLC
- the NR1D2 gene encoding nuclear receptor subfamily 1 group D member 2 isoform X3 codes for the protein MEVSAGGVIAYISSSSSASSPASCHSESSDSGFQSSSSPVPCSPNSSSSESGCNGRSSEGSDGAPKSDRLEETIKTNQSSVAGLTKGHNGVTKFNGMVLLCKVCGDVASGFHYGVHACEGCKGFFRRSIQQNIQYKKCLKNNNCSIMRMNRNRCQQCRFKKCLSVGMSRDAVRFGRIPKREKQRMLIEMQSAMKTMMNSQFSGHLPNEALTEHQDQAPQEDLSSKPKQERETIKSPSPTPSADMAKEEVIGMVTRAHKDTFMYNQEQSQNPAEMMQSQSGERVSNNTEQYILSSEHCVSGLGGPQYPESEQHLGGQYKGRSTMHYPSGHAGCFTNGHCMNFTSGYTQRLCDRIPEDGFSPNKNTTYSCSTGGRMHLVCPMSRTPHVDPNKSGHEVWEEFSLSFTPAVKEVVEFAKRIPGFRDLSQHDQVNLLKAGTFELCRVSEKKRLSHQGITASLKF